A part of Saccopteryx bilineata isolate mSacBil1 chromosome 10, mSacBil1_pri_phased_curated, whole genome shotgun sequence genomic DNA contains:
- the CRIPTO gene encoding protein Cripto, with amino-acid sequence MTGAKGRSKMECFSSRVILIMAISEVFELELVAGSGDHQLARQSQGDLSFREDSLLYQQKPTNHHQPFQLVPPLRIQDSTELNRTCCLNGGTCMLGSFCACPPSFYGRNCEHDRRRENCGSVPHGTWLPRKCSLCKCWHGWLRCFPQTFLPGCDGHVMDEHLTASSTPELVPSACTTLMLAGICLAVQS; translated from the exons ATGACAG GAGCTAAGGGCCGCTCAAAGATGGAGTGCTTCTCTTCCAG GGTGATTTTGATCATGGCCATTTCCGAAGTATTTGAACTGGAATTAGTTGCTG GTTCCGGCGACCATCAACTTGCACGTCAGTCACAGGGAGACCTGTCCTTCAGAGAGGACAGCCTTCTGTACCAGCAGAAGCCTACAAATCATCACCAGCCTTTCCAGCTGGTGCCACCCCTGAGAATCCAGGACA GTACGGAGCTCAACAGAACCTGCTGTCTGAACGGGGGGACCTGCATGCTGGGGTCCTTCTGTGCCTGCCCCCCCTCCTTCTATGGACGCAACTGCGAGCATGATCGGCGCAGAGA GAACTGCGGGTCCGTGCCCCACGGCACCTGGCTGCCCCGGAAGTGTTCCCTGTGTAAATGCTGGCACGGCTGGCTGCGCTGCTTCCCCCAGACGTTTCTGCCGGGCTGCG ATGGCCATGTGATGGATGAGCACCTCACAGCTTCCAGCACTCCAGAATTAGTGCCATCTGCATGCACCACTCTTATGCTGGCTGGCATCTGCCTTGCAGTACAGAGTTAA